In Argiope bruennichi chromosome 4, qqArgBrue1.1, whole genome shotgun sequence, a single window of DNA contains:
- the LOC129965907 gene encoding uncharacterized protein LOC129965907, whose amino-acid sequence MSLQKFMIINAVPFGLARLQSNASKTIINLTGGIGTMDNNDSPSLARLKKTSKRIAHAPSLRMIKKRNKLLHNNSSSHASQEKLKLQRGLLEQQLFDVKMEKMRLFLENEDLKLRCSSLEEENNFLRMQLQASQNCHQEEMNQMCEDTLKHASLVSIPQQKDWVLPQVFTLLMITLGELLNSFQPKEILTLQLTDIFHILKHWMNSVIPRPGLMIQTFLSSLYHKTSLINPQVLT is encoded by the exons ATGTCTCTAcagaaatttatgattataaatgcTGTGCCATTTGGCTTAGCTAGACTTCAAAGCAATGCCAGCAAAACTATTATAAATCTAACAGGAGGAATAGGAACAATGGATAATAATGATTCCCCAAGTTTAGCTCGTCTTAAAAAGACGAGTAAAAGGATTGCACATGCTCCAAGTTTAAG aatgattaaaaaaaggaacAAGTTGTTACACAATAACTCTTCATCACATGCttcacaagaaaaattaaaactccaAAGAGGGCTACTTGAACAGCAGCTGTTTGATGTAAAGATGGAA AAAATGAGGTTATTCTTGGAAAATGAAGATCTCAAGTTGCGTTGTAGTTcattagaagaagaaaataattttcttcgcaTGCAGTTGCAGGCATCTCAAAACTGTCATCAAGAGGAAATGAATCAAATGTGTGAAGACACTCTCAAGCATGCCTCGCTTGTTAGCATTCCTCAGCAGAAGGATTGGGTGCTTCCACAGGTGTTCACACTCTTGATGATAACTCTGGGAGAACTGCTGAACAG TTTTCAACCCAAGGAGATACTGACATTGCAACTAACAGACATTTTCCACATATTGAAGCATTGGATGAATTCTGTGATACCTCGACCTGGGCTAATGATACAGAC gtTTTTGTCGTCCCTTTATCACAAGACATCATTAATCAACCCTCAAGTACTGACTTGA